The Paenibacillus sp. RC334 nucleotide sequence TATGCAAAATGATCCACAGTACGGCAAAGGTAATAAGCATCGTAATCGCCGGAACCGGAATGCCAAACTGGTAGCCGCGGCCGAACAACTGAAATACCAGGCTGTCTCCGAGTCCTGTAATTGGATTACCGTTGGTATAGACCAGCGTCAATCCTCTAAAAATAGTCATGGTCGCCAATGTGGCAATAAAAGGAGCCATTTTACCTTTGGTAATCATCAAGCCATTAATCATCCCCATGACGCCACCCAGCGCACAGCCAATGATAATCGCCAAAATCGGATCGAACCCGGCCAGCATCATATTCGCGACAAATGCACTGGATAGAGCTAGGATCGAGCCAACAGACAAATCAATCCCGCCTGTGAGAATCACGAAGGTCATACCAAACGCAATCAGCGCATTAATAGATACTTGGCGCAACAGATTTAGAATATTAAGGGGTTCCAAAAAGCTGGGATTCAAGACTGATACGATGATGACCAAAATAATGAGTCCCAGTAACGGGCCGAGCTTTTGCGTGATTTGCGACATTTGAAACCCTTTGCCACCTTTAGTTTCATTCATAGTTGTCATATTACTGTCCCCCTGTAGCTAACGTCATAATGTGTTCTTGTGTGGCTTCTTCCCTGCTCAGTTCCCCGGTGATTTTCCCCTCATGAACCACAATAATACGATCACTCATGCCGAGCACCTCGGGAAGTTCTGAGGATACCATGATGATCGCTACTCCGCGCTCGGTCAGCTCGTTCATCAACTGGTAGATTTCCCGTTTGGCACCTACATCCACGCCTCTCGTTGGTTCGTCAAGAATAAGTACGCTTGGGCCAATGCCCACCCATTTGGCAATAACCACCTTTTGCTGATTGCCACCTGACAAACTGCGTACCGTCGTTTCGC carries:
- the rbsC gene encoding ribose ABC transporter permease RbsC; this translates as MTTMNETKGGKGFQMSQITQKLGPLLGLIILVIIVSVLNPSFLEPLNILNLLRQVSINALIAFGMTFVILTGGIDLSVGSILALSSAFVANMMLAGFDPILAIIIGCALGGVMGMINGLMITKGKMAPFIATLATMTIFRGLTLVYTNGNPITGLGDSLVFQLFGRGYQFGIPVPAITMLITFAVLWIILHKTPFGRKTYAIGGNEKASIVSGIKVPRVKIWIYSLAGMLSALAGAILTSRLNSAQPTAGTSYELDAIAAVVLGGTSLSGGRGRIVGTLIGVLIIGTLNNGLNLLGVNSFYQMVVKGIVIAIAVLIDRKKSA